The following proteins come from a genomic window of Metarhizium brunneum chromosome 2, complete sequence:
- the TAF12 gene encoding Transcription initiation factor TFIID subunit 12, whose product MNPAQGQAPQQAPAQGQPSAAGQQPRPPMYQPTQIRNLPMLSEEEKNKYEQGLKGLWNKANTSPANSPDQLAARQKIIDFSKMLINKIQVRRNQAQQQQQAQQGQPGGQPARPSSRQSNPPGQAAGTPTTTQQKPQQTPATSQGSQGQATAASAAGPTQNQNPQPGAAVAAGAATAATAPRLKIPEHVLQHVNKITFHPPPQFANKPAAEVTKWIEELKDKYARAIFTMDGSKAKVASMEKFFKERTDAGRPLQDEELRQYQSRRDAQLKLYHEALKWVENARRQQEAFANHQQAGAQASQNGTAAATPGNQQTNTQAAPNTAENNAQAATQNATASVNAAVEAAKTQQSLAAASRPSPANGTPTPTPTPAQSQPRPVPQPAQQPQVQAQVKTEQPHPPPVNTVQAQAAAAQGQATARVQTPQSATPAIAGGPTRALSHSAAMNLANQRAVSTPSTTPAQSQAASSGAGVGGAVNQGAVVPGAVQQQQSQQQLQQQQQQQQGHPHAHPTQTQKMPIPKQLPEKATAVPQGVTVGGGVTAGRPTMSQGSGTLGGVMNQPPVARIPAYSHDAEGDHVLSKKKLDELVRQVCGGSGDSQDGNLLTPEVEESILSMADSFVDTVLHSACRNAKERGSKLLEIRDIQLVLERAYNIRVPGYSSDELRTVRKVQPSPGWIAKMSAVQAAKVMPGKGDP is encoded by the exons atgaATCCCGCACAAGGACAAGCTCCCCAGCAGGCCCCGGCGCAAGGACAGCCAAGCGCTGCTGGTCAgcagccgcggccgccgaTGTACCAGCCAACCCAGATCAGAAATCTTCCAATGTTGagcgaggaagagaagaacaagTATGAACAAGGTCTTAAAGGGTTGTGGAACAAGGCCAATACCTCGCCTGCAAACAGCCCAGATCAGCTTGCAGCGAGACAAAAGATTATTGATTTTTCGAAAAtgcttattaataagattcAAGTGAGAAGGAACCAAGctcagcaacaacagcaggCGCAACAGGGCCAACCAGGGGGACAGCCTGCACGACCTTCATCTAGACAGTCAAATCCCCCCGGACAAGCTGCAGGAACGCCAACGACTACTCAACAAAAACCTCAACAGACTCCAGCTACCAGTCAAGGCTCACAGGGACAGGCTACCGCCGCCAGTGCCGCAGGCCCGACTCAAAACCAGAATCCCCAGCCTGGCGCTGCAGTTGCGGCCGgggcagcgacggcagcgaCGGCACCGCGACTAAAGATTCCCGAACACGTCTTGCAGCATGTCAATAAAATTACCTTTCATCCACCTCCTCAGTTCGCAAATAAACCTGCGGCCGAAGTTACTAAGTGGATCGAAGAACTCAAAGACAAATACGCGCGAGCAATATTTACCATGGACGGCAGCAAGGCAAAAGTTGCTAGCATGGAAAAATTCTTTAAAGAAAGGACTGATGCCGGAAGACCGCTTCAAGACGAAGAGCTTCGGCAATATCAAAGCAGAAGAGACGCACAACTGAAGCTTTATCATGAAGCTTTGAAATGGGTGGAGAATGCTCGAAGACAGCAGGAGGCTTTTGCAAACCATCAACAAGCAGGCGCACAGGCGAGTCAAAATGGCACCGCCGCAGCAACACCGGGAAACCAGCAAACCAACACACAGGCGGCCCCTAATACGGCAGAAAACAATGCTCAAGCTGCTACACAGAACGCCACGGCGTCCGTCAACGCAGCCGTTGAAGCTGCAAAAACCCAGCAAAGTCTGGCAGCTGCGAGTCGTCCGTCTCCAGCAAACGGAACTCctacaccaacaccaacaccggCCCAAAGCCAACCGCGCCCTGTACCTCAACCGGCACAGCAACCCCAAGTGCAAGCCCAAGTCAAAACCGAGCAACCTCATCCACCTCCTGTCAACACTGTCCAGGcgcaggctgctgctgcacagGGCCAAGCCACTGCAAGAGTACAAACTCCTCAGTCGGCCACACCTGCTATTGCGGGAGGTCCAACTCGTGCTCTGAGCCATTCTGCTGCAATGAATCTTGCAAACCAAAGGGCAGTAAGCACACCAAGTACCACTCCAGCTCAGAGTCAGGCCGCTTCTTCTGGTGCAGGTGTCGGTGGAGCAGTGAATCAGGGTGCTGTTGTGCCTGGTGCTgtgcaacaacaacaatcgCAGCAACaactacaacaacaacaacaacaacaacaaggtCACCCTCACGCCCACCCTACGCAAACACAAAAGATGCCGATTCCGAAGCAACTACCAGAGAAGGCAACTGCTGTTCCGCAAGGCGTTACTGTTGGCGGAGGCGTAACGGCTGGACGTCCAACCATGTCACAAGGAAGCGGGACTCTTGGAGGTGTTATGAACCAGCCCCCGGTAGCGAGAATCCCTGCCTacagccatgatgctgaaGGGGACCACGTTTTGAGTaagaagaagctcgatgAACTTGTTCGACAAGTTTGCGGGGGCTCTGGTGACTCTCAAGACGGCAATCTTCTGACGCCAGAAGTCGAAGAG AGTATCCTGAGCATGGCCGATTCTTTTGTAGATACAGTGCTGCACTCGGCGTGTCGCAATGCTAAGGAGCGTGGGTCCAAATTGCTGGAGATCCGCGATATCCAGTTAGTTCTTGAGCGCGCGTATAACATTCGAGTTCCTGGGTATTCATCGGATGAACTTCGCACGGTCCGTAAGGTGCAGCCTTCACCTGGCTGGATTGCAAAGATGAGTGCGGTGCAGGCAGCCAAGGTGATGCCAGGGAAGGGTGACCCGTAA